A single window of Nicotiana tomentosiformis chromosome 1, ASM39032v3, whole genome shotgun sequence DNA harbors:
- the LOC104120948 gene encoding F-box protein At5g51380-like — protein MPTSPEENPNPKIKLPAPAKKRRSSLSDIWYNKDPQALKQLVLQMRAQSVSNSTTPPSEPDSDTQTLTLDDPESTRFSSLPPDYTALLSDELLLSVLSKVPEQQQHISNSLVCKRWCKLSGKLVRSIKLLDWEFLESGRLSYRFPGLIDVDLVRACVKSRRNSGIVMSHRLVSLHLDSSFVNGGFVRKDGFLGKEVVDGGVKVLVEGCANLRRMVLMNVSVEGLSYLGEKCETLQELELHFCDDFALKGLFGCRNLQIVKLVGCIDGLYNSMVSDIGLTILAQGCRRLLKLELVGCEGSYDGIKAIGQCCQMLEELVLCDHRMDGGWLSALSYCSNLKTLKLHCCKVLDSSPGLDEHLGSCSTLEELHLEQCQLRDKQGVRALFLVCETVRELVFRDCWGLDNTIFAAASVCRSLRFLSLEGCSLLTTEGLDSVVQSWTALERLRVVSCNNIKDSEITPELATLFSVLKELKWRPDSRSFLSSGLEGTGIGQKGGRSLRRK, from the exons ATGCCCACGTCACCTGAAGAAAACCCTAACCCTAAGATTAAATTACCGGCGCCGGCGAAGAAACGGCGGTCGAGCTTATCGGACATATGGTACAACAAGGATCCTCAGGCGTTGAAGCAATTAGTGCTTCAAATGCGAGCTCAATCGGTTTCTAATTCAACTACTCCACCTTCTGAGCCCGATTCTGATACCCAAACCCTAACCCTAGACGACCCGGAATCGACCCGTTTCAGCTCTTTACCTCCGGATTATACTGCCTTGCTCTCTGATGAGTTGCTGTTGAGTGTGCTTTCGAAGGTTCCAGAACAGCAACAGCACATTTCGAATTCATTGGTTTGTAAGCGTTGGTGTAAGCTTAGTGGGAAGTTGGTTAGGTCTATTAAGCTGTTAGATTGGGAATTTTTGGAATCTGGGAGGCTAAGTTATAGGTTCCCGGGTTTAATTGACGTTGACCTAGTTCGAGCTTGTGTGAAATCAAGGAGGAATTCGGGGATTGTTATGAGTCATAGGCTCGTTTCGTTGCATTTGGATTCGAGCTTTGTCAATGGAGGGTTTGTTAGGAAAGACGGGTTTTTGGGGAAAGAGGTGGTTGATGGAGGGGTTAAGGTTTTAGTTGAGGGTTGTGCTAATTTAAGGAGAATGGTGTTGATGAATGTGAGTGTAGAGGGGCTGAGTTATTTGGGGGAAAAGTGTGAAACTTTGCAGGAGTTGGAATTGCATTTCTGTGATGACTTTGCATTgaaggggttgtttggttgtaGGAATTTGCAGATAGTGAAATTGGTTGGTTGCATTGATGGGTTGTATAATTCAATGGTTTCGGATATAGGGTTGACTATTTTGGCTCAAGGGTGTAGGCGTTTATTGAAGCTTGAGCTGGTCGGATGCGAAGGAAGCTATGATGGGATCAAAGCAATTGGGCAGTGCTGTCAGATGCTAGAGGAATTGGTACTTTGTGATCATAGGATGGATGGTGGGTGGTTGTCAGCTCTGTCATATTGTAGCAACTTGAAAACTTTGAAGCTTCATTGTTGTAAGGTTTTGGATTCAAGTCCTGGCCTTGATGAGCACTTGGGTTCCTGTTCTACTCTCGAGGAGCTACATTTAGAGCAGTGTCAATTACGGGACAAGCAAGGTGTGAGAGCATTGTTTCTGGTCTGTGAAACTGTTCGAGAGCTTGTCTTTAGGGACTGTTGGGGATTAGACAACACTATATTTGCCGCTGCAAGTGTTTGTCG GAGCTTGAGATTTCTCTCTTTGGAAGGATGCTCCTTGCTCACGACTGAAGGATTAGATTCGGTAGTTCAGTCATGGACAGCGCTTGAAAGGCTTAGGGTAGTCTCATGTAACAATATAAAAGATAGTGAAATAACACCAGAACTAGCGACTTTATTTTCTGTTCTCAAAGAGCTAAAGTGGAGGCCAGATTCTCGGTCTTTCCTTTCATCAGGTCTTGAAGGGACTGGAATTGGGCAGAAAGGTGGTAGATCGTTGCGGAGGAAGTGA